AATCAGCTTTAGAAAGGATTTAAGGTATAGCCATCTTGCTGTAATAAAGCATGAGTTGTCATCGCCGAAAGCGCCATATCCACGCCATCAACCAGCATATCTTGCTTAATATCTAAAAATGCCGCACTTTGTCCGCAAAGATAAAACTTCACGTTATTTGCCACTAATTGCTTGAGCAATTCGCTATTAGGGTTATCGACACCAAACTTTGCTTTATAGGCTGCATTGTTGAGGAAGTCGTAACCCGCTTTGCCGTGAATAACCATGGCTAATTGAATATTCTCTACAGGAACGCCCGCTCTTGCTTGCATATTAATAAAACGCGCCAAGCTATTGATCTTACGATTTACAGCGCCTGAATCTCCTTGATCCGCAATATCGAAAGCAATCTTGAATTTCTGATTCGCCGATACAGGATGAGTTTGTTTCACTGGTGCATTTTCACCAAAACCTTCTATTACAGGCCCGGAAGTAAATGCCTCTTTTCCTGCTAACGTTGCACTGGAAAACAAAATAGAAGACGAAAGAATTAATGCCGAATACTTCATGTTGTTACTCATAGAAAATCAAATCCACAGCAGGGTAGCACACATGAATGCTGGATGTTCAGGCGCATGCGACCTTTAGCGGATTATTCAAGGTAGGTAGTCAATGGAAATTAATGGTTAATACCAAGCGATATTTTTTCCCACTAATGCAACAAAAGTCTGTTTCAATATCCCTTCTATGGTCTATATTTTTCTTTAACACAACAGATCGTACCAATTGCTATCCCTTAGCAAGGCATAACGTATTATAATAACTCGAAAATTGCTTACAGGAGATTCAATGACAAGATTTACAAAAAGAACAACCTTCAGCACCTTGTTACTCTGCACCTCAATCCTTGCAGGCTGCTCAACCACGGGAACATCATCAACTTCCCACAAAAATACCAACAATACTTTTCAGGCAACAGAACAATTTTACGATAGCATCGTAGCCAAAGATGATGTCGATATCGCCAAGTTAAACCTGTTTATGACCAAGATGCCCAAAGGTGGCGACATTCATCACCACTATTCCGGCACAATCTACGCAGAAACCTACCTCGATTGGGTCGAGAATAAAAACTGGCGCATTGATTCCTGCACCTTAACGATCGTTAAAGACGACAAACCTTCCGGTAAAGGCTGTGCTGCATTAACCGTTGCGGAATTACTGGCAGAAGATGCCTTATTTAGAAAGCTGCTAACCCTGTGGTCAGACAAAGATTACGACAATCACTATCATGATCAACCACCGCCAGACAGCAACTTCTTCAATACTTTCGGCTATTTTGGCCCTATTGCAGATGAATATGCTGATATCGGGGTTCAAATAATCAAGCAACGTGCATTAAAAGAAAATGTCACATACATCGAAACCATGTACAGCCGCGTTGCAGCCAAAGCAAAGAACTTTTACTCAGCATCGGAACGAGCAGAGCTTATTCAGGCGCTTCGCAACGTAAAAACCCAGGAACAAGCCAACGCTTTGTTCGATAAAATCAGCCAAACACTGAGCAGTAAAGCCGGGTTTAATCAAGCCGTGAGCGATTTTGTCAATGATGTCGCCAACATCCATCAAAACATTGATGATGACAACTTCACCATGCGCTATCAAACCTATACCGCGCGGGTACAAGATCCTCTGCAAGTATTTACAGAACTGTATTCAGGGTTTATCGCCAGCAACCAGTCACCACTGATTGTAGGTGTGAATATCGTTGCGCCAGAGAACAACTATGTTGCTCTCATGGATTACACCTTGCACATGCAGATGTACAACTACCTGCATCACAAATTCCCCAAGGTGAATAGAGCATTACACGCCGGTGAGCTGACCTTGGGCATGGTGCGTCCTAAAGACCTAATGTTTCATATAAAAGAAGCTAGAGACATTGCCAAAGCAGAACGCATTGGACACGGTATCGACCTGCCTTATGAAACTCATTCACTGGAATTGTTGGAAGACCTGAAACAAAACGCCGCTATCGAAATAAACCTGACCAGCAACGAGTTTATTTTAGGTGTAGAAGGCCAGGAACACCCTTACCTGATCTACTCCGCCTACGGTGTACCCATGGTTATCTCAACCGATGACTCTGGTGTGTCACGCAACAACCTGACCAATGAATTCGTCTTACTGGCATCACGCTACCAGCCCAGCTACAGCAAAATAAAGGAATACGTCTACAACAGTATTCGTTACTCTTTTATGAGCGAAGCAGACAAAGCCACGAACCTGAAAAGACTAGACGAGAAGTTTGAAGACTTTGAAGCGGAAATGGCAAAGTTAGCGAGTAAAATGACGAATTAGCATCTTCATTTTATCCCTCTAAAATCAGGCTGTTATTTATTTCAAACGATAGAAAACAGCCTGATATACCCTTTATCATCACTCTCAAGTCGAATAAAAACCGCTTGCAAATTAATCAACACAGGCTCAACATGTGTATAAAGTGTCACATTTATACACATAAAAACCTGAATTCAGGTTAACTATATCGGTACGGGCAGTTATGAGAACCAACATTATTATCGACGACCAACTTATGGCCGATGCCTTGAAATACAGCGGCTTAACAACAAAAAAAGAAGCGGTTGAACAAGCACTCACCCTTATGGTGAAATTGAAAAAACAGGAACAAATAAGGAAGTTTAGAGGTAAATTGCAATGGGATGGCAATCTGGACGATTCAAGAACATCAGGCAAAACACTATGATTCTAGTCGATTCATCAGTTTGGATTGACTATTTCAACGGCAACATCACACCACAAACAGATTATTTAGACGCCGCATTAGGTCACAACGAAATTATCATGGGTGATCTTATTTTGTTGGAAATTCTGAGCGGCTTTAGACTCGATAAAGACTACAACACCGCAAAAGAGCTCCTCACCGCGCTAGACCTTCACTCACTATGCAATCCTGAATTGGCGATAAAAGCCTCTGAATACTATAGAACTCTGCGAAAAAAGGGTATTACTATCCGGAAAACCATCGACATTATCATTGCAACATACTGCCTGGAAAATGATGTCCCGCTGTTACACTCAGACAAAGATTTTATTCCCTTCATCGACCTGTTCTCGCTGGAAAGCCTTGTTTAAGAATTCCAGAATACTTCATCAAGCTATGGATGCCGACACCGACTTCTATTAACATCGCAATTCCAAATCTATAAGAACAACAAGGCTCTACACCATGAACAATCAGGATTTTCGCAAACACGCCCATGAACTCGTCGATTGGATTGCTGACTACATGGAAAACGTGCGTGAATATCCGGTACGTTCACAGGTAAAACCCGGCGATATCGCGGCACAAATTGCCGACATACCACCTGTTGCAGGTGAATCCTTTGAAAGCATTTTCAGTGATTTTCAAAATGTCATTATGCCGGGTATCACTCATTGGCAGCATCCACGCTTTTTTGCTTACTTTCCAGCCAACAGCACACCGGAAAGCCAGTTGGCAGAAATGTTGATCTCAGCTCTCGGTGTAAACGGTATGCTGTGGGAAACCTCTCCAGCGGCCACCGAATTGGAAGAGAAAACCATGAAATGGTTGGGGCAAATGGTCGGTATTCCCAATAATTGGTCTGGCGTAATTCAAGACACCGCTTCCAGCGCGACGTTCTGTGCGATTTTAGCCGCCCGAGAAAAAGCTACTAATTTTCACACCAATAAATCCGGTTTATACCAACAAGCGCCTTTGAAATTTTACGTCACCCGTGAAGCTCATTCTTCCATTGAAAAGGCTATGAAAATGGCAGGACTCGGCAGCGAACATATTCACTTTGTTGCCACCACCGACGATCACAGCATGGACACAAAAGCACTTGAACAAGCGATTCAGAAAGACCGATCAAAAGGCTTTGTTCCAGCAGGTATTATTGCCTGTATCGGCGCAACGGGAATGGGCGCTATCGACCCACTTGAGCAAATCGGCAATGTGGCTCGCGAAGAAGGTTTGTATTTGCATGTCGATGCCGCTTGGGCGGGTAGTGCGCTGATATTGGAAGAATACCAGCATCTCATGAAGGGCATTGAACACGCCGACAGCTTTGTTTTTAATCCTCATAAATGGATGGGCATTCAATTTGATTGTTCAGCGCACTTTGTTCGCGACAAAGAAACATTAATCCGCACGCTCACCATCATGCCGGAATATCTGAAATCCAATCAGGGCGTTACCGACTATCGCGATTGGGGCATTCAACTCGGTCGCAGAATGCGCGCATTAAAAGTCTGGTTTGTCTTGCGCGGGCAGGGTACGGAACAGATCCAACAACGCATTCGCCAACATATTCAATGGGCTGAAAAACTGGCTGAAACCATCAATAACACCGAAGGCTTTGAGCTTATCACGCAACCTCGTTTTGCCCTTTTCACTTTTCGAGCCTTATCCAATTCAGGTGATGATGATAATACAGAGAGTAACGAACTCAACGACGCCCTGATAAAAGCTGTCAACGACGACGGTTTCACCTACCTCACCCGAACCGTTATCAACGGACAAAGCGTGATACGCTGGTCCATAGGCCATACCAACTGCACCTGGGAAGATGTAGAAAGCAGTTGGGAAAAGGTGAAAGAAAAAGCTAGTAAATTACAGTAACCATGCAAGCACTCTTGCAGAATAAGCAGGGTGACTTTAGCGCATCCATGAATTCAAATGACAGATTCCGGGATCACAGCCTTTAGCCGTTCTAAATCTCCGTCTCCAACGCCATGTTGTTTGAAGTATGTCGGCCATTCAGCGACCAGTTCTTTGATTTGATTAAGGATTTTCTGGGCTTTAAATGCTTTTAAACCAAAACGGGTTGATTGAGACAACAAATTTTCCTCGCTGCCTAAGCGCCCCTGTTCTCCTATGCCAAGGCTATGCTGCCTGCTGTTATTGATGGGTAATACATCGTAGGCGGGCGACAAGCGCCAGTGTTTATGAGCGAAAGAATACAGACAGGCATGATTTCGAGTATGGTCGTCGGTATTGCCTATCAACACATTGAACACCATGCGGCGATACAGCTCTATTGCATCTTCTGGCTCGGCGCTATGCCTTAATAAAAACTCCGCGAGGTAGCCGTAGCTGTATTGTTGGGTTAGTGCCCTGTCGTTAACCCTGCTCATATCTATGAGCGCATTGGCACTAATGAAATGATGGTTTGGTTTTATCGAATCCGTTATTTTTTCGCTCGCCCGATCGAATCGTTCCACTAATAATACATCACCATTGGTTGTTGCTAGCACACGAGTAGGTGCTACCCTACAACCTGATTCTTTTAACATGCACATACTGGCATGTTCTACTTTTACTTGATTGAACAAATCATCGGCTCGATTAAATTTTGCCAGATATGTTTTACCCTTGTCGGTAACCGTCGTTTTAGGTCTTGCACCGCCCATACTGGAACCACATTCAAAGGCTTTTTTAGCTTCTGCCGGAATAGCTTCATCGTTAAGGATGGCATCCTTTGCCTTAAGCAACATAGGCATGTCACCCACATTATTTTTGTTATGTTTAGGTTTTGAAGCCGTGCGAGACAAACTAAAGGTTAGCGCTCCCACGCCCATTCCTGCCCCAACCAATAAATATTCCAGCGCATTGCTGGGCTTGGTGTTGTGCAAAGACAAAATCACTTTTTTGCCCCAACTGTCTGGCCCGGCATCGCTCAATACACCAAATTGACCATGATGTTCCGTGGTTGTATACAGGGCGTCAGACAATGGCAAGTTGATGGGATCTAACGGAAAAGCATCATCGCGTTCTAAATAACTTTTTCCATAACGGAATTCGCCAATTCCCCGGTGAGTGTTGAGTGTAACCACTCCACAAATGACAGGTTCATCTTCCAGACCATCAACAAACACATAGGCTTTAGAAGTCATTCGACAATTCCTCATGAGTCTTGCGGACTTTACGGAAACGTTGTTCTCCTTCTAACGATTGTCGTTTTTCAATCACGGCTAACAGTTCGCCGGACAACCCTAAAAAAACGAGCACATCCAACAAGGCTTTGGAATTAACCCCTTTTCCTCGTTCAATAGCAGAGATAGTGGAACGACTTAATCCAACTCGTTTACCAAGCTCTTCCTGATCCATGGTAAGCGAACGTGTTTGTTGTACCAGTTCACCAAGAGATTTTAGCAATTCGTCAGTTTTATTATGCATTAAAAAACACTCAGTAATATATTAATGAAGCTTTATAAGCACATTAAATATTGCTTATTATTGAATCAAATATAACACATAAGATATTTAATGCATGTTATTTCACGCTTAAAATAGAGATGATGGGTGTAATCAAGTCAAAAACAGCATTTCGATAAAACTGCTCTATCATTTTTATTTATTGAAATAACTATGTTCACAAAATGGAAATCAGATACACGTATCCAATTTATTTAAAATTAATCGTTTCAGATCCCAATAATTATAGATATACAAGAAAAATATTATCCGTTTACATGAAGCAAAACTAGACTAGCACCCCTTTTGATTTTGCATTATGTAAAGGTAATTTATGACATTTAGAAAAATTCTGATAGCAGCAGTGAGTCTGCTTTCCTTTAATGCGGTATCAGCACCGACCATTATATTTAAAGATACCAAGCTACCTACCCAAAGTTCGATTCCCACAGAAACCTTGAACACTAACGGGCAACTTGCGACCACTGCTCAAAGTGTCTTGAATAACCTGGGTTTAGTGGCAGACCAGATTGAATCGTCATTGCTAAATGAACTGGCTCAGGTGGATGATGATATTATCAGTATTGGTGGTATTAACGTTAATTTCGATAAGATAAAAGCCAGCTTCAAGCACAATTCCAGCAATATCAAATTTGAAGTCAATAACATTGGATTTGGCATTAAAAAAATGAAGTATGACCTTCATGGACTGAAAGGCCTTGTTTGTCCGACCGTTACATTTGATGCCGACCTGGACAAGTTTTGGGTATCCGCCAAATACAATTCAACCAGCGGGGACATTTCCAATATCGTTATCGACTATGATGTTAAGTCATATAACAGTTCTTGCAGCGGTATTTTAGGCTTTATCGCTGATACTTTAGGTGTTGACGGCCTGATCATTAATCCTAAAGTGGAAAAAGTCATTGAGAGAGAAATTGATAAGAGAATCGATCTTTCACTGGGCGATTCTGTTTTCTCTATCAAGAAGTTATACAACAATCTACTCGATAAAATTCAGGGTGTTGTTTCCGAGAAGAACATTGAAATGCTGCAAGTATTTGCGCAAGGCTTGAGTAAATATGGTCTGGTGTTGGATATTGATATTGATCGATTAACACAAAAACTGTCTTTCACCAGCAGACATTTAGCACCTTCAATTGAACTTGAAGCAAATGGACCACACCTCAGTTTTTTTGCTGATTCCATGTTCGGTGCTGATGCCATTATGGTTTACAGAAAGGACTCCGCTACCTCATCAACATTAATAGGTACATTCGGTTCTTCTGGACGCATATCTGCTTGTTCGGATGGCATAACTTATCAATTCGTTGCCAAACAGAAAATTATCAGCAACCTGTATGCCTATAGCACACCGGTTGAAAGAACAATGAACAACTGTGCTTCCGGTTACTATTAAGAAGCAAACTCATCTTTGAAATAGAAAGAACACACAGGCTACTCATAACAACGAGTAGCCTATTTTCTCTGCAATCGTTTCACCTGCTTTAGAGAATGTTCCACTATATTGTCAGCAATCGCGATAGGGAAATTATCAGGCAACTCACTCAATACTTTTTTGGCCTGAACTTCAAAACAATCAGCCAACTCATCCATTATTTCCTGCATTCGCTCCTGACTGAACCCGACTTGCTTCGCCGTTGCCAGAAAATGCCGTGGAAAAATGTCATCTATTCTGTATTTTTTGCCCTTGGAAGCCTTCAATCCCATTGCCAGCTTTAAGTCTCTGATATTTAGCCCAACACCACCCACAACCGGAAAGGCTGACAGAATGTCGTAGAAAGGCGTTAAACGGTATGCTCCACCTGCTTCAATGAAGAGAGAAAAGTTCTTGGCGTGGCCGTCAGTTGCCCCCACTATCCATTGGAACACCTGAAAACGCATAAACGTTTCTCTGTCTTGTAAAGCGTTTTTAGAGCCCATCAGAATATCCATTACATCCGTTATTCCTGCTCCACCTTCGCTTTCGTATTTAATGGCCGAAGGCTTGCCTTGAACCTGACAAATATCTTCCTGGGGTAAACGCAATATCCAGTCTTTATTTTTATTCCAGCGTCGATCAAAACGCTCAACCGCCAAAGCCTTAATATTTCCTACTCTGACAATTTCAACATTCGGCACGCTAAACCCCAACGCACCTGCCAATTTAATACAGAAATATTCATTTTCTACGCTATCACTCATATCCAGAGTCGCGTCTGGTTGTTTAATCTCACCAATGGGGAGTTTGATAATATGGGTTGTCGCTGTATTCCCTTTAGGCAAACACCATTTTCCATTTACTTTAAGTAATGCGGTTTTCTCCTGAGCGCCAGCAATGGAAATGCGAAAATCCTGATCTTCCTTCAACATGCCTAATGGAGCCTGAGCCTTATAAGCTGAAAGAATTCTCGCTAAATGTGCATCATTTAACTCTTCATAATTCAGAGTGTTGTTTTGAAACGACGTTCCTTCCGGAAGAAGCGTTAATGCACCAACACTGTCTCGTCCTATTTTTTCCAACAAGTCAAATGGCTGTGCAGATTCAGCTTCATAACGTGCAACTACCCGTTGCCGAATTAAAGGACTATCAGGAAGTAAATTATCAAAATAATTGATGACCTTATCAGAGGTATAGGTATTTTTTCTTAGTGGTAAGGAAAGAGAAACTGGGCGGCTACGTGGAGACAACAACCATTGCTCACTATAGGTAAATTGATGTGCACCATTCGATAACTTAATCAATTCTCCCACATACTCGTTATTCATGTAGGCCAACAGCTTCTTCATTACCAATTATCCTCGTCGTCAATGACATCATTGGCTGCCTTTAATTCATCTCCCGGAGGAAAGGGGAGATGCACTTGCAATACCACTTCCATGGCCTGAATAATCTTGAACAAGGTTGCCAGCTGAGTTTTGTCGGGGTGATTTTCAAAATTTGAAATCGTGGATTGCTTCACACCAATGCGTTTAGCAATATCGGTTTGTGTCCACCCTTTCTGCTCCCGATACAGCTTCAGCTTATTCGCTAATTGAACCGGACTATATACACCATCAAGAAATATAAGCATATGCATAAACCTAATTTATCCTTTATAGAGGATAAATCAATAGATATCCCCTGTAAAGGATAAATGGTTCAATATCCCCCAAAGGGGATAATTGCAAAAATATCCTCTGAAGGGGATATAGGGTATTCGAAGAGCCACTAGAGAATTCGTTAAAAAAGCAACGCACTATATCCAGCGCATTAAAAAAACCCCGAACCAGCTAACCGGAACGGGGTTTTATTAAATAACCCCATATATGGTCTCCTCCCGTATTGCAAGAATGTATTTTTTGATAACAGGGACAGGTTTGCTGCCATATATGCGGCCTGTTTATAAAGCTTCTTTATTGTCAGCTTTTGGCCTTGATGTAAAACGCACATTGTGACCTTATCAGCTCGTCGCTCTATTAACCGCTGGGGTTATCAGGTTTTCACAATGCCGGTTTGACCTGTTATGTCATCTATTAATACAACCTTCGCAATTTGCTGAAGAGAGTTTTACTTTTTAAGCGGGCTGATACTGCTCGCCAGATACCGTGATTGCCCACGCCATTCTTGCCATTTTATTGGCATAAGCAACACATGCTTTATTGTGTCCTCGTTGAGCCACAAGCCGATTTATCCATAAACTTAGAGGATCCGTTTTATGTTTGGCTCTGGAAACCATATATGGGGTTAAATAAAGGCTATGGCTGACTAACCTTTGTTGATCCACTCAGCCATTCGAGTCACCTTACGTAATTCTTGTTTGCTGGCATCAGGGTTTAACAGTACGGCTTCTATTTCTGTTATGGCTTGTTTAAACGTCATATCAGTTTCATTCCTTTTATGGTCGACATTAACCATGTCACCCATGCGAATGGCACCATGTGCGAAATTGAGCCAGGCAACCAAAGCCTGTTCAATGGCATCTCTGCGCAAAGATTCATGCTCTTTGTTTGCTTTTTTAAGAATTCCAAGACCATCTTCTATGGTAGTTAACGGCATTAACTCATCAAAGAAGCTTGAAGCCGCACGAATTAGAGACATATAGGCAATAAGCTCTTCCTCGGAAATCGCATTAACACCCTCTTCTTTGGCCTTGCATTTTTTATGGTGTTCTTTGTCTTCATCCTCAT
Above is a window of Paraneptunicella aestuarii DNA encoding:
- a CDS encoding type II toxin-antitoxin system HipA family toxin, coding for MTSKAYVFVDGLEDEPVICGVVTLNTHRGIGEFRYGKSYLERDDAFPLDPINLPLSDALYTTTEHHGQFGVLSDAGPDSWGKKVILSLHNTKPSNALEYLLVGAGMGVGALTFSLSRTASKPKHNKNNVGDMPMLLKAKDAILNDEAIPAEAKKAFECGSSMGGARPKTTVTDKGKTYLAKFNRADDLFNQVKVEHASMCMLKESGCRVAPTRVLATTNGDVLLVERFDRASEKITDSIKPNHHFISANALIDMSRVNDRALTQQYSYGYLAEFLLRHSAEPEDAIELYRRMVFNVLIGNTDDHTRNHACLYSFAHKHWRLSPAYDVLPINNSRQHSLGIGEQGRLGSEENLLSQSTRFGLKAFKAQKILNQIKELVAEWPTYFKQHGVGDGDLERLKAVIPESVI
- a CDS encoding type II toxin-antitoxin system HipA family toxin, which encodes MKKLLAYMNNEYVGELIKLSNGAHQFTYSEQWLLSPRSRPVSLSLPLRKNTYTSDKVINYFDNLLPDSPLIRQRVVARYEAESAQPFDLLEKIGRDSVGALTLLPEGTSFQNNTLNYEELNDAHLARILSAYKAQAPLGMLKEDQDFRISIAGAQEKTALLKVNGKWCLPKGNTATTHIIKLPIGEIKQPDATLDMSDSVENEYFCIKLAGALGFSVPNVEIVRVGNIKALAVERFDRRWNKNKDWILRLPQEDICQVQGKPSAIKYESEGGAGITDVMDILMGSKNALQDRETFMRFQVFQWIVGATDGHAKNFSLFIEAGGAYRLTPFYDILSAFPVVGGVGLNIRDLKLAMGLKASKGKKYRIDDIFPRHFLATAKQVGFSQERMQEIMDELADCFEVQAKKVLSELPDNFPIAIADNIVEHSLKQVKRLQRK
- a CDS encoding helix-turn-helix domain-containing protein, coding for MHNKTDELLKSLGELVQQTRSLTMDQEELGKRVGLSRSTISAIERGKGVNSKALLDVLVFLGLSGELLAVIEKRQSLEGEQRFRKVRKTHEELSNDF
- a CDS encoding pyridoxal phosphate-dependent decarboxylase family protein; translation: MNNQDFRKHAHELVDWIADYMENVREYPVRSQVKPGDIAAQIADIPPVAGESFESIFSDFQNVIMPGITHWQHPRFFAYFPANSTPESQLAEMLISALGVNGMLWETSPAATELEEKTMKWLGQMVGIPNNWSGVIQDTASSATFCAILAAREKATNFHTNKSGLYQQAPLKFYVTREAHSSIEKAMKMAGLGSEHIHFVATTDDHSMDTKALEQAIQKDRSKGFVPAGIIACIGATGMGAIDPLEQIGNVAREEGLYLHVDAAWAGSALILEEYQHLMKGIEHADSFVFNPHKWMGIQFDCSAHFVRDKETLIRTLTIMPEYLKSNQGVTDYRDWGIQLGRRMRALKVWFVLRGQGTEQIQQRIRQHIQWAEKLAETINNTEGFELITQPRFALFTFRALSNSGDDDNTESNELNDALIKAVNDDGFTYLTRTVINGQSVIRWSIGHTNCTWEDVESSWEKVKEKASKLQ
- the vapC gene encoding type II toxin-antitoxin system VapC family toxin, which codes for MILVDSSVWIDYFNGNITPQTDYLDAALGHNEIIMGDLILLEILSGFRLDKDYNTAKELLTALDLHSLCNPELAIKASEYYRTLRKKGITIRKTIDIIIATYCLENDVPLLHSDKDFIPFIDLFSLESLV
- the hipB gene encoding type II toxin-antitoxin system antitoxin HipB is translated as MHMLIFLDGVYSPVQLANKLKLYREQKGWTQTDIAKRIGVKQSTISNFENHPDKTQLATLFKIIQAMEVVLQVHLPFPPGDELKAANDVIDDEDNW
- a CDS encoding DsrE family protein; translation: MSNNMKYSALILSSSILFSSATLAGKEAFTSGPVIEGFGENAPVKQTHPVSANQKFKIAFDIADQGDSGAVNRKINSLARFINMQARAGVPVENIQLAMVIHGKAGYDFLNNAAYKAKFGVDNPNSELLKQLVANNVKFYLCGQSAAFLDIKQDMLVDGVDMALSAMTTHALLQQDGYTLNPF
- a CDS encoding amidohydrolase family protein, with product MTRFTKRTTFSTLLLCTSILAGCSTTGTSSTSHKNTNNTFQATEQFYDSIVAKDDVDIAKLNLFMTKMPKGGDIHHHYSGTIYAETYLDWVENKNWRIDSCTLTIVKDDKPSGKGCAALTVAELLAEDALFRKLLTLWSDKDYDNHYHDQPPPDSNFFNTFGYFGPIADEYADIGVQIIKQRALKENVTYIETMYSRVAAKAKNFYSASERAELIQALRNVKTQEQANALFDKISQTLSSKAGFNQAVSDFVNDVANIHQNIDDDNFTMRYQTYTARVQDPLQVFTELYSGFIASNQSPLIVGVNIVAPENNYVALMDYTLHMQMYNYLHHKFPKVNRALHAGELTLGMVRPKDLMFHIKEARDIAKAERIGHGIDLPYETHSLELLEDLKQNAAIEINLTSNEFILGVEGQEHPYLIYSAYGVPMVISTDDSGVSRNNLTNEFVLLASRYQPSYSKIKEYVYNSIRYSFMSEADKATNLKRLDEKFEDFEAEMAKLASKMTN
- a CDS encoding type II toxin-antitoxin system VapB family antitoxin, producing the protein MRTNIIIDDQLMADALKYSGLTTKKEAVEQALTLMVKLKKQEQIRKFRGKLQWDGNLDDSRTSGKTL